One genomic region from Natrinema caseinilyticum encodes:
- the nadA gene encoding quinolinate synthase NadA, whose protein sequence is MVKMETAELETDLSLFKYDNLEQLPPRYRDLEAEERTERIEAALSELGDDVVILGHNYQRREIVEHADFIGDSYQLSKEAANADAEYVIFGGVTFMAESADIITDDDQSVILPSMEASCPMAGMAEALQVDSAWAEITDAAPDANIIPITYMNSYADLKAFCASQGGLVCTSSNAHKAFEYAFEKGDKVLFLPDKHLGENTAHRLGMEDEIAEWDPWDPEGKDADDVADSDIILWDGYCQVHERFRVDHVDRVREANPDAKVIVHPECRRDVVEAADVAGSTATICETVENAAPGDTWAIGTEIHLTNHLQRWHPEVNVVPLCGDACMDCNAMRQIDPNYLTWVLEELAEGREHNVIEVAPEEKELAGVALDRMLEI, encoded by the coding sequence ATGGTCAAAATGGAAACGGCGGAGCTAGAAACCGATTTGAGTCTGTTCAAATACGACAACCTCGAGCAACTGCCGCCCCGATACCGGGATCTCGAGGCCGAGGAACGGACCGAACGCATCGAGGCGGCGCTCTCGGAACTCGGCGACGACGTCGTCATCCTGGGTCACAATTATCAGCGACGGGAGATCGTCGAACACGCCGACTTCATCGGCGACTCGTACCAGCTCTCGAAGGAAGCGGCCAACGCGGACGCCGAGTACGTGATCTTCGGCGGCGTGACGTTCATGGCCGAGAGCGCGGACATCATCACGGACGACGACCAGTCCGTGATCCTTCCGAGCATGGAAGCGTCGTGTCCGATGGCGGGGATGGCCGAGGCGCTCCAGGTCGACAGCGCGTGGGCCGAAATCACCGATGCGGCCCCCGACGCGAACATCATCCCGATCACCTACATGAACTCCTACGCGGACCTGAAGGCATTCTGTGCCAGCCAGGGGGGACTCGTCTGTACCTCCTCGAACGCGCACAAAGCGTTCGAGTACGCCTTCGAAAAGGGCGACAAGGTGCTGTTCCTGCCCGACAAGCACCTCGGAGAAAACACCGCCCACCGGCTCGGCATGGAAGACGAGATCGCCGAGTGGGACCCCTGGGACCCCGAGGGTAAGGACGCCGACGACGTCGCGGACAGCGACATCATCCTCTGGGACGGCTACTGCCAGGTCCACGAGCGGTTCCGGGTGGACCACGTAGACCGGGTTCGCGAAGCGAACCCGGATGCGAAGGTCATCGTCCACCCGGAGTGTCGCCGCGACGTCGTCGAGGCGGCGGACGTGGCCGGATCGACGGCGACGATCTGCGAGACGGTCGAAAACGCGGCCCCGGGCGACACCTGGGCCATCGGTACCGAAATTCACCTCACGAACCACCTCCAGCGCTGGCACCCCGAGGTGAACGTCGTGCCCCTCTGTGGCGACGCCTGCATGGACTGCAACGCCATGCGTCAGATCGACCCCAACTACCTCACCTGGGTTCTCGAGGAACTCGCCGAGGGTCGCGAACACAACGTGATCGAGGTCGCACCCGAGGAGAAGGAACTCGCGGGCGTCGCGCTCGATCGAATGCTCGAGATCTGA
- a CDS encoding ArsR family transcriptional regulator, translated as MNGLPPFVGYNLAVGIVVAVELLYFLSLEASVTAYRRFVLVTVAGLVLAVIGGPLAELVAPSLVHWVHGTAAALVIFGLYDPVTNDVRTTEWARALLSEPSRVRRPAEWMTPMDDEILGAFHGTGLVLTPSVVAFNTGYSRKEVNRRLLELESNGLLEKVERGKYRLTRRGEEYLRGQLRTAPTADGEVGAPR; from the coding sequence GTGAACGGATTGCCTCCGTTCGTCGGCTACAACCTGGCGGTCGGGATCGTCGTGGCCGTCGAACTCCTCTACTTCCTTTCGCTCGAGGCCTCCGTAACGGCGTACCGTCGGTTCGTTCTCGTCACCGTCGCGGGGCTGGTGCTTGCCGTGATCGGCGGACCGCTCGCCGAACTGGTCGCCCCCTCGCTCGTCCACTGGGTCCACGGAACTGCCGCCGCGCTGGTCATCTTCGGTCTCTACGATCCCGTGACGAACGACGTACGGACGACGGAGTGGGCGCGCGCATTGTTGAGCGAGCCCTCCCGGGTTCGACGGCCAGCCGAGTGGATGACGCCGATGGACGACGAGATTCTCGGCGCGTTCCACGGAACCGGCCTCGTCCTGACGCCGTCCGTCGTGGCCTTCAACACCGGCTACAGCCGAAAGGAGGTGAACCGTCGCTTGCTCGAACTCGAGTCCAACGGACTCCTCGAGAAGGTCGAACGCGGGAAGTACCGGTTGACGCGACGCGGCGAGGAGTATCTCCGGGGACAGCTCCGTACGGCTCCGACTGCGGACGGCGAGGTGGGGGCCCCTCGGTAA
- a CDS encoding lipoyl protein ligase domain-containing protein, which produces MRVFRGRAASIAADRDVSRQLLSIAATGDRAVRVWVPHRQIAFGRRDARRGGYDRAREAARERGFPPIERAVGGRAVAYDGETTLAFARAEPTADFRTGTADRYERATVDVARALRSLDVEPSRGEPADSFCPGTHSLSVAGGTAVGRQRKLVGIAQRVRQDAALVAGVVPVANRGELADVLEGVYGALEVPFDPSTVGTVEDADGPSDPERVRVALEDALVGESRKTVTDVR; this is translated from the coding sequence ATGCGCGTGTTTCGTGGGCGAGCGGCCTCGATCGCGGCCGACCGCGACGTGAGTCGGCAGCTACTGTCGATCGCCGCGACCGGCGACCGCGCCGTCCGCGTCTGGGTCCCCCACCGCCAGATCGCCTTCGGCCGCCGAGACGCCCGCCGCGGTGGGTACGATCGCGCCCGCGAGGCCGCGCGCGAGCGCGGCTTTCCGCCGATCGAGCGCGCGGTCGGCGGGCGGGCGGTCGCGTACGACGGCGAGACGACGCTGGCGTTCGCTCGCGCCGAGCCGACCGCCGATTTCCGGACCGGAACCGCCGACCGATACGAGCGGGCCACGGTCGACGTCGCGCGAGCGCTTCGATCGCTTGACGTGGAGCCGAGCCGCGGCGAGCCGGCGGACTCGTTCTGTCCCGGAACGCACTCGCTATCGGTGGCAGGCGGAACCGCCGTCGGACGCCAGCGGAAACTCGTCGGTATCGCACAGCGCGTTCGACAGGACGCCGCGCTCGTCGCCGGCGTCGTCCCCGTGGCCAACCGCGGCGAACTCGCAGACGTTCTCGAGGGCGTCTACGGCGCGCTCGAGGTGCCGTTCGATCCGTCGACCGTGGGAACCGTCGAAGACGCGGACGGGCCGTCGGATCCGGAGCGCGTTCGGGTGGCACTCGAGGACGCGCTGGTCGGGGAGTCACGGAAAACGGTAACCGACGTCAGGTAA
- a CDS encoding mechanosensitive ion channel family protein — protein MNAALLDLLTRLFDGVPGWQATILLVGISLGIAIALEMVVLRALLRYTSRTKTRYDHILVEELRLPIVVTAALTGVYLLTQLPSVTETVVVTDDQLETFFGKPSLSVIIVAWAFASNRIVNRFVEEIKDKGSRFDFAPVFSNVWTLIVFAGTVAVLLSLWEYSISPLLGAAGVAGIAVGFAAKDTVANFFGGIALYFDDTYKLGDYIELDSGEAGTVVSVGIRSTTLMMRDEVLVTVPNSVLNAAKVINQSAPKRRKRLKVPIGVGYGTDIDAFEDLVLEIAAEESLVLDSPKPRMRFRSFGDSALQYELLCWVASPTRAAKATHKLNRAMYKTLTDADIDIPFPQREIRVSSDDVVTEWAEPTAERAAPTRRREQRRPVSGDSESSPSDSRP, from the coding sequence ATGAACGCGGCTCTCCTCGATCTACTCACGCGGCTCTTCGACGGCGTTCCCGGTTGGCAGGCGACGATCCTGCTCGTCGGCATCTCCCTCGGCATCGCGATCGCCCTCGAGATGGTCGTTCTCCGGGCGCTGCTTCGATACACGAGTCGGACGAAGACGCGGTACGATCACATCCTCGTCGAGGAACTCCGATTGCCGATCGTGGTGACGGCCGCGCTGACGGGCGTCTATCTGCTCACGCAGCTTCCCTCGGTCACGGAAACGGTCGTGGTGACCGACGACCAACTCGAGACGTTCTTCGGAAAGCCGTCGCTGTCGGTCATCATCGTCGCCTGGGCGTTCGCCTCGAACCGGATCGTCAACCGGTTCGTCGAGGAGATCAAGGACAAGGGCTCGCGGTTCGACTTCGCGCCCGTCTTCTCGAACGTCTGGACGCTGATCGTCTTCGCCGGCACGGTCGCCGTTTTGCTGTCGCTGTGGGAGTACAGCATCTCGCCGCTGCTCGGGGCCGCCGGCGTCGCGGGTATCGCCGTCGGGTTCGCCGCGAAAGACACCGTCGCCAACTTCTTCGGCGGGATCGCGCTCTACTTCGACGATACCTACAAGCTGGGCGATTACATCGAACTGGATTCCGGTGAAGCGGGGACCGTCGTCTCGGTCGGCATTCGTTCGACGACGCTTATGATGCGCGACGAAGTGCTGGTCACCGTTCCGAACTCGGTTCTAAACGCCGCGAAGGTGATCAACCAGTCGGCTCCGAAGCGCCGGAAGCGACTCAAAGTCCCGATCGGCGTCGGCTACGGGACGGACATCGACGCGTTCGAGGACCTCGTTCTCGAGATCGCTGCGGAGGAATCGCTCGTTCTCGACTCGCCGAAGCCGCGGATGCGGTTTCGATCGTTCGGTGACTCGGCGCTCCAGTACGAACTGCTGTGCTGGGTGGCCTCGCCGACGCGCGCGGCCAAAGCGACGCACAAGCTCAACAGAGCGATGTACAAGACGCTGACCGACGCGGACATCGACATTCCGTTCCCACAGCGCGAGATCCGCGTCTCGAGCGACGACGTGGTCACCGAGTGGGCGGAGCCGACCGCCGAACGGGCAGCGCCGACACGGCGGCGGGAGCAGAGGCGACCGGTGTCGGGAGATTCGGAAAGCTCACCGTCGGATTCGCGTCCGTAA
- a CDS encoding four-helix bundle copper-binding protein: protein MALTQIDHVSENEEMQECIDSCFECVQACEWCADECADDGEEMAECLRLCRDVADLAEMHARFMSRDSGFRTDLASITADACEECADECERHDHEHCQVCADVLRDCAETCRNMASA, encoded by the coding sequence ATGGCACTGACCCAGATCGATCACGTGAGCGAGAACGAAGAGATGCAAGAGTGTATCGACAGCTGCTTCGAGTGCGTGCAGGCCTGCGAGTGGTGCGCGGACGAGTGCGCCGACGACGGCGAAGAAATGGCCGAGTGCCTGCGCCTCTGTCGGGACGTCGCCGATCTGGCGGAGATGCACGCGCGGTTCATGTCCCGCGATTCCGGTTTCAGAACGGACCTCGCCTCGATCACCGCCGACGCCTGCGAAGAGTGCGCCGACGAGTGCGAGCGACACGATCACGAGCACTGTCAGGTCTGTGCGGACGTCCTCCGCGACTGCGCGGAAACCTGCAGGAACATGGCCTCGGCCTGA
- a CDS encoding cysteine hydrolase family protein has translation MRFDPDRTAVLVIDMQNGFCHPDGSLYAPGSEEVIEPIANLVERAREAGVQIVYTRDVHTLEQFEDTHYYDEFEQWGKHVLEGTWEAEIVEELPVEDEDHIVEKHTYDAFYNTELEGWLDARGIKNLVICGTLANVCVLHTGGSAGLRDFHPVLVEDCIGAIEDEHHEYALDHAAWLFGEVDPSENVQFA, from the coding sequence ATGCGATTCGACCCAGACAGGACGGCAGTCCTGGTCATCGACATGCAAAACGGGTTCTGTCACCCGGACGGGTCGCTGTACGCGCCGGGCAGCGAGGAGGTCATCGAGCCGATCGCGAACCTCGTCGAAAGAGCCCGCGAGGCCGGGGTGCAGATCGTCTACACCCGCGACGTCCACACGCTCGAACAGTTCGAGGACACCCACTACTACGACGAGTTCGAGCAGTGGGGGAAACACGTCCTCGAGGGAACGTGGGAGGCGGAGATCGTCGAGGAACTCCCCGTCGAAGACGAGGATCACATCGTCGAAAAACACACCTACGACGCCTTCTACAACACCGAACTCGAGGGGTGGCTGGACGCCCGCGGGATCAAGAACCTCGTGATCTGCGGGACGCTCGCGAACGTCTGCGTCCTTCACACCGGTGGCAGCGCCGGACTCCGGGACTTCCATCCGGTCCTGGTCGAGGACTGCATCGGGGCGATCGAGGACGAACACCACGAGTACGCCCTGGATCACGCCGCGTGGCTGTTCGGCGAAGTGGATCCGAGCGAGAACGTCCAGTTCGCGTAA
- a CDS encoding DUF7529 family protein, producing MTQDRPETTDESAADDDADADPDGSNSTAPLWGDLLEDARDIAAEYRDDGWNAVVLEPTGVSPVESDERIGLDVTVSDDEYDLVSDRIETGGITISAADVYYRPLADGGSDRRVALAVERDEDEETAIFVPLSYDITEARSVFETALVDEELLIHVLSDPDDGWVSFSHDDPSLFLEESDVQNWTAE from the coding sequence ATGACGCAGGATCGGCCCGAAACGACGGACGAATCGGCAGCCGACGACGACGCGGACGCTGACCCGGACGGCTCGAATTCGACGGCGCCGCTGTGGGGCGACCTCCTCGAAGACGCACGCGACATCGCCGCGGAGTACCGCGACGACGGCTGGAACGCCGTCGTTCTCGAGCCCACCGGGGTCTCGCCGGTCGAGAGCGACGAGCGGATCGGACTCGACGTCACGGTCTCCGACGACGAGTACGACCTCGTCTCGGACCGGATCGAAACGGGCGGGATCACGATCTCGGCCGCGGACGTCTACTACCGCCCGCTCGCCGACGGGGGCAGCGATCGGCGGGTCGCGCTCGCGGTCGAGCGCGACGAGGACGAAGAAACCGCGATCTTCGTCCCGCTTTCCTACGACATCACCGAGGCGCGTTCCGTCTTCGAAACGGCGCTCGTCGACGAAGAACTGTTGATTCACGTCCTGTCGGACCCGGACGACGGCTGGGTCAGCTTCTCCCACGACGACCCGTCGCTGTTCCTCGAGGAGTCAGACGTGCAAAATTGGACCGCGGAGTGA
- the nadC gene encoding carboxylating nicotinate-nucleotide diphosphorylase: MITDAQIERWLREDVGHHDVSNQVPGETTGRLVAKESGAVAGLEAAAAVFGSLDVSVTDRLEDGTDVDAGDELLRVVGPARSVLRGERVAVNLAGHASGIATRTRDAVENARTESDDVAIAATRKTTPGLRGLEKRAVVAGGGDTHRLDLSHMAMVKDNHIAEMGLENAVAHFQEETSFVTKIDVEVEDVADAPRAAEAGADIVLLDNMTPEETRAAVDDLADYEGVLTEASGGITVADVPAYAATGVDVISMGSLTHSAPSLDLSFRTGR; encoded by the coding sequence ATGATCACCGACGCACAAATCGAACGCTGGCTGCGCGAGGACGTCGGCCACCACGACGTCAGCAATCAGGTCCCGGGCGAGACGACCGGTCGACTCGTTGCCAAAGAATCGGGCGCCGTCGCCGGCCTCGAGGCCGCGGCGGCCGTCTTCGGCTCTCTCGACGTGTCCGTGACCGATCGGCTCGAGGACGGGACCGACGTCGACGCCGGCGACGAACTGCTCCGGGTCGTCGGTCCGGCACGGTCGGTCCTTCGGGGGGAGCGGGTCGCCGTCAACCTCGCGGGCCACGCCTCGGGGATCGCGACGCGGACGCGCGACGCCGTCGAGAACGCGCGGACCGAATCGGACGACGTGGCGATCGCAGCGACGCGAAAGACGACGCCCGGTCTGCGAGGGCTGGAGAAACGCGCCGTCGTCGCGGGCGGCGGCGACACCCATCGGCTCGACCTCTCTCACATGGCGATGGTCAAGGACAACCACATCGCGGAGATGGGCCTCGAGAATGCGGTCGCTCACTTCCAGGAGGAGACGTCGTTCGTAACGAAGATCGACGTCGAGGTCGAAGACGTCGCTGACGCCCCCCGGGCGGCCGAGGCGGGTGCGGACATCGTCCTGCTCGACAACATGACGCCCGAGGAGACGCGGGCGGCCGTCGACGACCTCGCCGATTACGAGGGCGTCCTGACCGAAGCGAGCGGCGGTATCACGGTCGCGGACGTCCCGGCGTACGCCGCGACGGGCGTCGACGTGATCTCGATGGGGTCGCTCACCCACTCGGCACCGTCGCTCGATCTGTCGTTTCGCACCGGCCGGTGA
- a CDS encoding DUF4396 domain-containing protein: MGIQQALRNVLTNPAYLTAWGALVTVSLAVLTWDLRRNNSELKSLMQFVWGFTVLYSGPVGLVGYWWSGRTQIDHDSFWRKGFRSVSHCYSGCGTGEVLGISIAVGLLAFKTTGTVLLTFALAYLFGYALTVGPLMQEGVGLREALWDAFYSETASITVMEIVAIGTDLWLAGEAGMGEVLFWTGLVFSLTVGLVAAYPVNLLLIYAGVKEGMMNPAKMGSEMGA; this comes from the coding sequence ATGGGAATCCAGCAGGCGTTACGAAACGTCCTGACGAATCCCGCGTACCTCACGGCGTGGGGGGCCCTCGTCACCGTCTCGCTCGCAGTTCTCACGTGGGACCTTCGGAGGAACAATTCGGAACTGAAGAGCCTGATGCAGTTCGTCTGGGGCTTTACAGTGCTTTACTCCGGGCCGGTCGGCCTCGTCGGCTACTGGTGGTCGGGGCGCACGCAGATCGATCACGACTCGTTCTGGCGGAAGGGGTTTCGATCCGTCAGCCACTGCTATTCGGGCTGTGGAACCGGCGAAGTCCTCGGCATCTCCATCGCGGTTGGACTGCTCGCGTTCAAGACGACCGGGACCGTGCTACTCACCTTCGCGCTGGCGTACCTCTTCGGGTACGCGCTGACCGTCGGACCGCTGATGCAAGAGGGCGTCGGCCTGCGCGAGGCGCTCTGGGACGCGTTCTACTCGGAGACGGCGAGCATCACCGTGATGGAGATCGTCGCCATCGGCACCGACCTCTGGCTCGCCGGCGAGGCCGGCATGGGCGAAGTGCTGTTCTGGACCGGCCTCGTCTTCTCGCTCACCGTCGGGCTGGTCGCGGCGTATCCGGTCAACCTTCTGCTCATCTACGCCGGGGTCAAGGAAGGAATGATGAATCCCGCGAAGATGGGAAGCGAGATGGGCGCCTGA
- a CDS encoding L-aspartate oxidase: MTETDTATATTTDGETTDVLVVGSGIAGCAAALAAARTGADVLLVTKATKPDDASTDWAQGGISTTRGNPESLKKDIIDASDGTADPDAVDVLVEHADDVVEDVLIDTLEVGFDETDDGALDYTREAAHSEYRILHVDAATGTHILRPFLNHVDDHERIEVRQDTAALELITAEGRVHGVVSDEEPTGKPIYAGTTVLATGGIGALYGRSTNPDDATGDGIAMAALAGADVADLEYVQFHPTAYAGSEARSASKQSGEAAVRDDTFLLSEALRGEGAVLRNGDGERFMEDYHPQGDLAPRDVVARGVEAERDATGEVVLDVSPLEFEAEYPAIAAKCRDRGIDGDEIPVAPCEHFLCGGIDVDDRGRTSLDRLYAVGECARTGVHGANRLASTSLLEGLVWGLRAGGDAASEVQRASRRSGETAERFEPEVVEAPDLLNRDPELPERFAAEKFTRLKRTMDEYLGLERDPDDIARASAVLRRLKGEVDAYTRTRTARDLYELRNASVTALLIARAAGENTESVGCHYVADDEAPLAER, translated from the coding sequence ATGACCGAAACAGACACCGCCACGGCGACCACGACCGACGGCGAAACGACCGACGTCCTCGTCGTCGGCAGCGGCATCGCGGGCTGTGCGGCCGCGCTCGCGGCCGCCAGGACGGGCGCGGACGTCCTCCTGGTGACGAAGGCGACGAAACCCGACGACGCGAGCACCGACTGGGCGCAGGGCGGCATCTCGACGACTCGCGGGAACCCCGAATCGCTCAAGAAAGACATCATCGACGCCAGCGACGGCACCGCCGATCCGGACGCCGTCGACGTTCTGGTCGAACACGCCGACGACGTCGTCGAAGACGTTCTCATCGACACCCTCGAGGTGGGATTCGACGAGACCGACGACGGCGCGCTCGACTACACGCGGGAGGCCGCCCACTCCGAATACCGAATCCTCCACGTCGACGCCGCGACCGGCACGCACATCCTGCGACCGTTCCTGAACCACGTCGACGATCACGAGCGCATCGAGGTTCGCCAGGACACCGCCGCGCTCGAGTTGATCACCGCCGAGGGACGCGTCCACGGCGTCGTCAGTGACGAAGAACCGACCGGCAAGCCGATCTACGCCGGCACGACGGTCCTCGCAACGGGCGGTATCGGCGCGCTCTACGGCCGCTCGACCAATCCCGACGACGCGACCGGCGACGGCATCGCCATGGCCGCCCTCGCGGGTGCGGACGTCGCCGACCTCGAGTACGTCCAGTTCCATCCCACCGCGTATGCGGGAAGCGAGGCGCGTAGCGCCTCGAAGCAAAGCGGCGAAGCCGCGGTGCGAGACGACACGTTCTTACTCTCCGAGGCGCTGCGCGGTGAGGGGGCGGTCCTCCGCAACGGCGACGGCGAGCGGTTCATGGAGGACTACCACCCGCAGGGCGACCTCGCGCCGCGTGACGTGGTCGCTCGCGGGGTCGAGGCCGAACGCGACGCGACCGGTGAAGTCGTCCTCGACGTGAGTCCACTCGAATTCGAGGCGGAGTATCCTGCCATCGCCGCGAAGTGTCGCGACCGGGGTATCGACGGCGACGAGATTCCCGTCGCGCCGTGCGAACACTTCCTCTGTGGCGGGATCGACGTCGACGACCGCGGGCGCACGAGCCTCGATCGGCTCTACGCCGTCGGCGAGTGCGCCCGCACCGGCGTCCACGGTGCGAACCGACTGGCGAGTACGAGCCTGCTCGAGGGACTCGTCTGGGGGCTCCGAGCGGGCGGGGACGCGGCCAGCGAGGTGCAACGCGCCTCGAGGCGAAGCGGTGAAACCGCGGAGCGATTCGAACCCGAGGTCGTCGAGGCCCCCGACCTCCTGAATCGGGACCCGGAACTGCCCGAGCGCTTCGCCGCGGAGAAGTTTACCCGTCTGAAACGGACGATGGACGAGTATCTGGGTCTCGAGCGCGATCCCGACGATATCGCACGCGCGAGCGCCGTCCTCAGGCGGCTCAAAGGCGAGGTCGACGCCTACACCCGCACGCGAACGGCTCGCGACCTGTACGAACTCCGCAACGCCAGCGTCACCGCGTTGTTGATAGCGCGCGCGGCGGGTGAGAACACCGAGTCGGTGGGTTGTCACTACGTCGCCGACGACGAAGCGCCCCTCGCGGAACGATAG
- a CDS encoding PaaI family thioesterase encodes MTRDMQALIEEFGDLESVLQHFLDENQEFLSWLGTTVEHIGDGTMTLAIPYDEKLTNVRPNAPDDRRDDLHGGVAATLIDTVGGFSLRTAIEDEEPFSVGMATINLNVNYLRPATGDLEATANVIRVGQSVGVSEITVESTTPDGETKAVATGQGAYRVFRHD; translated from the coding sequence ATGACGCGTGATATGCAGGCGCTGATCGAGGAGTTCGGTGACCTCGAGAGCGTGCTCCAACACTTTCTCGACGAGAATCAGGAGTTTCTCTCCTGGCTCGGAACGACGGTCGAGCACATCGGCGACGGCACGATGACGCTCGCGATTCCCTACGACGAGAAACTGACCAACGTGCGTCCGAACGCGCCGGACGACCGACGTGACGATCTTCACGGGGGCGTCGCCGCGACCCTCATCGATACCGTCGGCGGGTTCTCGCTTCGGACCGCGATCGAGGACGAGGAACCGTTCTCCGTCGGTATGGCGACGATCAACCTGAACGTCAACTACCTCCGGCCGGCGACCGGCGACCTCGAGGCGACGGCGAACGTGATTCGGGTCGGCCAGAGCGTCGGCGTCAGCGAGATCACCGTCGAGAGCACGACCCCCGACGGGGAAACGAAGGCCGTCGCGACCGGGCAGGGCGCGTATCGAGTGTTCAGACACGACTGA
- a CDS encoding DUF4385 family protein — protein MSDDGPEYDVDFREHPEKYEIGRGEAGVFKVEPYKSELLPLWSYADAAAARESATAIYERYERYRDDDEFPGMDMAQKYLRMGYTRAMRYAKYPGGTKYDESGDEREPRRWADRDKRAAALVFRTYWTRVRDDDAYQRAKAAHRER, from the coding sequence ATGAGTGACGACGGCCCCGAATACGACGTCGATTTTCGCGAGCATCCAGAAAAGTACGAGATCGGGCGCGGCGAGGCGGGCGTCTTCAAAGTCGAACCGTACAAGAGCGAACTCCTCCCGCTGTGGTCCTACGCGGACGCAGCGGCGGCCCGCGAGTCCGCGACGGCGATCTACGAACGGTACGAACGCTACCGCGACGACGACGAATTTCCGGGGATGGACATGGCCCAAAAATACCTCCGAATGGGGTACACGCGAGCGATGCGCTACGCGAAGTATCCCGGCGGGACGAAGTACGACGAGAGCGGTGACGAACGCGAACCACGCCGCTGGGCCGACCGGGACAAACGAGCCGCCGCGCTCGTTTTCCGGACGTACTGGACCCGCGTCCGCGACGACGACGCCTACCAGCGAGCGAAAGCAGCCCACCGCGAACGGTAA
- a CDS encoding four-helix bundle copper-binding protein has product MSLAELDLNELEDECIDNCFEAVQACEWCADECLDEDMDMSRCIRLCRDVADLASDHARFMARNSNYSTELAEATAGAAEECAEECRRHDHDHCQVCADVVEACAESCREMV; this is encoded by the coding sequence ATGTCACTTGCAGAACTCGACCTGAACGAACTCGAGGACGAGTGTATAGACAACTGCTTCGAAGCCGTGCAGGCCTGCGAGTGGTGCGCGGACGAGTGTCTCGACGAAGACATGGACATGTCCCGCTGCATCCGCCTCTGTCGGGACGTCGCCGACCTCGCGAGCGACCACGCCCGATTCATGGCGCGCAATTCGAATTACAGCACCGAACTCGCCGAAGCCACCGCCGGAGCCGCCGAGGAGTGCGCCGAGGAGTGTCGACGTCACGACCACGACCACTGCCAGGTCTGTGCCGACGTCGTCGAAGCGTGCGCCGAGTCGTGCCGCGAGATGGTGTAG